CGGATGGATCAACGCCTGCGACTGCGGATGCGACGATCCTTGCACGAGGCTTCAAACCGGCTGCAAGAGCCGCTTCCTGTTCCATGATGAGTAGAGCGCAGGCTCCATCATTTAGACCGCTGGAGTTGCCTGCTGTGACGCTGCCATCTGCTTGGAATGCTGGTTTCAGTTTTTTCAGCTGTTCGATAGTCGTCTCCGGACGTGCATGCTCATCGTGTGCAAACAGTGTGACCTCACCTTTGCGCCCTTTTAGCTCTACCGGAACGATCTCGGCCTCCCACTTTCCTTCTGCCAAAGCACATGCGTAATTTTGCTGACTACGCAATGCAAACTCATCCTGCGCTTCGCGGCTAATGCCGTATTGCTCCGCTACCTTCTCCGCAGTTTCCCCCAAGCTGATCGGCGGATACATCTCTTTCATTTTTTCGTTGACCAATCGCCAGCCCAACGTCGTATCAACTAACTGCTGATTGCCGCGCTGAAAAGCCGTGCCAGGCTTCATCATTACCAGCGGAGAGCGTGTCATGCTCTCTGTCCCGCCCGCGATATAGACGTGACCTGCTCCGGCTTTGATTGCATTCGCGCTTTGGTTCACAGCCTCCAGACCTGAGCCACACAGGCGGTTCACAGTCACTCCCGGCACCTCGACAGGCAATCCCGCCAATAGAAGTGACATACGCGCGACGTTGCGGTTGTCTTCCCCAGCCTGATTGGCACAGCCCATGATGACATCATCAATCGTCTTCGGATCGATGGAATTTCGTTCCAGCAGCTTTTGAATCACCAATGCGCCCAGGTCATCCGGGCGCACATCCTTCAACGCACCACCAATGCGGCCGATTGGCGTGCGCACAGCATCTATGATGACAGGTGTACCCATTCTTCCACTCCTCCCATGCACAAGGGCTTTTTTCTATAGCGCTTCTACTAACGTGGCCAATCCTTGACCGCCGCCTATGCACAACGAAACGATTCCGTATTTCTTTTGGCGACGTCTCAGCTCAAAAAGAATCGTACCTGCCAGGCGGGCACCGCTCATTCCGAGTGGATGACCCAACGCGATTGCCCCACCGTTTACATTTGTTTTCAGAGGGTCCAGTCCCAGTTCTCTCATGCAGGCGAGTGATTGGGAAGCAAACGCTTCATTTAACTCAAACAGGTCGATTTGCTCTACGGTCATGTTCGTTTCTGCGAGCAGCTTGCGGATCGCAGCGACCGGACCCATGCCCATAATGCGCGGATCTACACCAGCACTGACGAAATGAACAATGCGCCCCAAAGGAGCGACGCCTGTCTTTTGCAGCATTTTTTCGTTCATCAAGAGCAAAGCCGCTGCGCCATCGTTTATGCCGGAGGAGTTGCCTGCTGTGACGCTACCATCTTTTCGGAAGGCAGGTCGCAACTTGGACAACGACTCCACACTGGAATCTCTTCTTGGGAATTCATCCGTATCAAACAGCGTCTCTTCCCCTTTTTTCCCTTTTAACGTGATGGGAATGATCTCATCGCGGAACAGACCTGCATCTATCGCGGTGATAGCCCGAGACTGGCTCTCTGCTGCAAAACGATCCTGATCCTCGCGACTGATGTCGAATTGCTCTGCCACGTTTTCCGCGGTATCTCCCATGGTCAGATCGCCATAGATCGAGACAGGAGCAGAACGAGGTCCGCCAAAAGACTCGATCAGTGTCTGTCCGCCGCGTTGATACGGCTGCTCGAATTTTTCCATGATGTACGGTGAACGAGTCAAATTCTCTACACCGCCAGCCAGCATGACCTGACTATGTCCTGCCTGGATAGACTGCGCAGCCAAATTGACTGCCTCCAGCCCGGATGCACATACCCGATTTACAGTCAGTCCAGGTATGGTGTCAGGAAGCCCTGCTTTCAACAAACC
The window above is part of the Brevibacillus brevis NBRC 100599 genome. Proteins encoded here:
- a CDS encoding thiolase family protein, which encodes MGTPVIIDAVRTPIGRIGGALKDVRPDDLGALVIQKLLERNSIDPKTIDDVIMGCANQAGEDNRNVARMSLLLAGLPVEVPGVTVNRLCGSGLEAVNQSANAIKAGAGHVYIAGGTESMTRSPLVMMKPGTAFQRGNQQLVDTTLGWRLVNEKMKEMYPPISLGETAEKVAEQYGISREAQDEFALRSQQNYACALAEGKWEAEIVPVELKGRKGEVTLFAHDEHARPETTIEQLKKLKPAFQADGSVTAGNSSGLNDGACALLIMEQEAALAAGLKPRARIVASAVAGVDPSVMGIGPVPATRKVLKQAGLTLSQIDLFEFNEAFAAQAVASVRELGVNPDLVNVNGGAIALGHPLGCSGARILTTLLYEMERRDARYGLAAMCIGVGQGIATIIERV
- a CDS encoding thiolase family protein, translated to MSLTNKEVYVAAAVRTPIGKLGGSLKNTPIDDLTAIVLNGALAKAGQSGEIVDGVIMGNVISAGPFINIARVGLLKAGLPDTIPGLTVNRVCASGLEAVNLAAQSIQAGHSQVMLAGGVENLTRSPYIMEKFEQPYQRGGQTLIESFGGPRSAPVSIYGDLTMGDTAENVAEQFDISREDQDRFAAESQSRAITAIDAGLFRDEIIPITLKGKKGEETLFDTDEFPRRDSSVESLSKLRPAFRKDGSVTAGNSSGINDGAAALLLMNEKMLQKTGVAPLGRIVHFVSAGVDPRIMGMGPVAAIRKLLAETNMTVEQIDLFELNEAFASQSLACMRELGLDPLKTNVNGGAIALGHPLGMSGARLAGTILFELRRRQKKYGIVSLCIGGGQGLATLVEAL